A stretch of Oncorhynchus gorbuscha isolate QuinsamMale2020 ecotype Even-year linkage group LG24, OgorEven_v1.0, whole genome shotgun sequence DNA encodes these proteins:
- the LOC124013033 gene encoding protein S100-A1-like: MPDTIMSKEPSSNLENAMQMLIKTFHKYSGKEGDKYTLSRGELRELLTEELGSYLGNARDGEGVEKVMNDLDANSDGEVDFTEFIILMGALTVACNDFFMEYKPEKLVHTPFEKKEATSEKKE; the protein is encoded by the exons ATGCCGGACACAAT TATGTCCAAGGAACCCTCTTCCAACCTGGAGAATGCCATGCAGATGCTGATCAAAACCTTCCACAAGTACTCAGGGAAGGAGGGTGACAAGTATACTCTGAGccggggagagctgagagagctgTTGACAGAGGAGCTGGGCAGTTACCTAGGG AACGCCCGGGATGGAGAAGGGGTTGAGAAGGTGATGAACGACCTGGACGCCAACAGCGACGGTGAGGTGGACTTCACAGAGTTCATCATCCTGATGGGGGCCCTGACAGTGGCTTGCAACGACTTCTTCATGGAATACAAGCCCGAGAAACTTGTCCACACACCCTTTGAGAAAAAGGAGGCAACATCAGAGaagaaagagtga